One part of the Solanum dulcamara chromosome 8, daSolDulc1.2, whole genome shotgun sequence genome encodes these proteins:
- the LOC129901108 gene encoding boron transporter 4-like: MMKSTLKAPFRGINDDFRGRSSCYKHDWIAGLTSGFTVLAPTTYIFFASALPVIAFGEQLSRDTDGSISAVETLVSTAICGIIHSIFGGQPLLILGVAEPTIIMYTYMYKFAKGRQELGQSLYLAWAGWVCVWTALLLFLLAIFNACYIINRFTRIAGETFGMLISVLFIQEAIKGVVSEFKVPKAEDSSLEKYQFQWLYTNGLLGVIFSFGLLYTSLKSRKARSWWYGTGWFRSFVADYGVPLMVLVWSALSYGVPSKVPSGVPRRLFSPLPWESASSHHWTVIKDMGKVPPTYIFAALIPALMIAGLYFFDHTAASQMAQQKEFNLKNPSAYHHDILLLGFMTLLCGLIGVPPSNGVLPQSPMHTKSLAVLKRQLIRRKMVKSAKESIKRKASNSEIYGNMQAVFIEIDSSPDTIVAKELELLKEAVMKSTENKNGSEAEVAFDPEKHIDVYLPVRVNEQRVSNLLQSLLVAASVCAMPVIKKIPTSVLWGYFAYMAIDSLPGNQLWERLLLLFITPGRRFKILEGVHASFVESVPFRYIAIFTIFQFVYLLLCFGVTWIPIAGILFPLPFFLLLSIRQHLLPKLFQPHHLRELDAAEYEEIVGSPQRLHSFSSKEKEAPNNGTDHEEGGVDICGAEILDELTTSRGEFKVRSKSFSEDKCPQVHATTERI, from the exons ATGATGAAGAGTACTCTCAAAGCTCCATTCAGAGGCATTAACGATGATTTTCGAGGAAGATCATCTTGTTACAAGCACGATTGGATTGCTGGACTTACATCTGGATTCAC GGTATTGGCTCCAACTACGTATATATTTTTTGCATCTGCTCTTCCAGTAATTGCCTTTGGAGAACAATTGAGCAGAGATACAG ATGGAAGCATTAGCGCTGTGGAAACTTTAGTTTCAACAGCTATTTGTGGTATCATACACTCAATATTCGGCGGGCAGCCGCTTTTAATATTAGGAGTTGCAGAACCTACTATTATTATGTACACTTACATGTACAAATTTGCTAAAGGGAGACAAGAATTGGGACAGAGTCTTTACTTGGCTTGGGCTGGATG GGTTTGTGTATGGACGGCACTCTTGTTGTTTCTTCTAGCAATATTTAACGCGTGCTACATTATCAATCGATTTACAAGGATAGCTGGGGAGACATTTGGGATGCTCATTTCTGTGCTTTTTATTCAAGAGGCAATTAAG GGGGTAGTGAGTGAGTTCAAAGTTCCGAAAGCTGAGGACTCAAGTTTAGAGAAATATCAATTCCAGTGGCTCTATACAAACGGGTTACTTGGagttatattttcttttggccTTCTCTACACATCATTGAAAAGCAGAAAAGCAAGGTCATGGTGGTATGGAACAG GTTGGTTCAGAAGCTTTGTTGCTGATTATGGTGTTCCTTTAATGGTTCTTGTGTGGTCAGCACTCTCATATGGTGTGCCAAGCAAAGTTCCATCTGGAGTTCCTAGAAGGCTCTTTAGTCCCCTTCCTTGGGAATCTGCATCTTCACATCACTGGACTGTAATCAAG GATATGGGGAAGGTTCCTCCAACATACATCTTTGCTGCCTTAATTCCAGCTTTAATGATAGCTGGACTTTATTTCTTTGATCACACTGCTGCTTCACAAATGGCACAACAAAAGGAATTCAATCTCAAGAATCCTTCTGCTTATCATCATGACATCTTGCTCTTGGGATTTATG ACTTTGCTTTGTGGTTTGATTGGTGTGCCTCCTTCAAATGGTGTCCTGCCACAGTCCCCTATGCATACGAAAAGCTTGGCTGTTCTCAAGAGACAG CTGATTCGGAGGAAGATGGTCAAAAGTGCCAAGGAGAGTATAAAGCGAAAGGCTAGCAACTCCGAAATCTATGGCAATATGCAAGCAGTTTTCATAGAGATTGATAGTTCTCCTGAT ACCATAGTAGCTAAAGAGTTGGAACTCCTGAAGGAGGCAGTAATGAAAAGTACTGAAAACAAAAATGGAAGTGAAGCAGAGGTCGCATTTGATCCTGAGAAACACATAGATGTTTACTTGCCTGTCCGAGTGAATGAACAAAGAGTAAGCAATCTATTACAGTCACTACTAGTAGCAGCATCAGTTTGTGCTATGCCAGTGATAAAGAAGATACCAACTTCAGTTCTTTGGGGATATTTTGCTTATATGGCTATTGACAGCCTGCCAGGAAACCAACTTTGGGAAAGATTATTGCTTCTTTTCATCACCCCTGGGAGGAGATTTAA GATCCTTGAAGGGGTGCATGCATCTTTTGTGGAGTCAGTCCCATTCAGATACATTGCCATTTTCACAATTTTCCAATTTGTGTACTTATTGTTGTGCTTTGGAGTGACTTGGATCCCCATAGCTGGCATTCTCTTCCCCTTgccattttttcttctcttaagCATAAGACAACACTTACTCCCTAAGCTGTTCCAGCCTCATCATTTGAGAGAACTAGATGCAGCTGAGTATGAGGAAATTGTTGGCTCCCCTCAACGTCTGCACAGTTTCTCTTCTAAG GAAAAGGAAGCACCTAATAATGGAACTGATCATGAGGAAGGTGGAGTAGATATTTGTGGTGCTGAGATATTAGATGAACTTACAACAAGCAGAGGGGAATTTAAGGTCAGGAGCAAGAGCTTTAGCGAGGATAAATGTCCTCAG GTTCATGCAACAACAGAGAGAATTTGA
- the LOC129901109 gene encoding protein DUF642 L-GALACTONO-1,4-LACTONE-RESPONSIVE GENE 2-like, with protein sequence MKVAAILLVLLFASVANSSQKDGILPNGNFELGPKPSQMKGTKVVDRHAIPNWEISGYVEYIKSGQTQGDMLLPVPQGDYAVRLGEDASIKTKVKVTKGVFYSISFVFARTCAQEEKLNVSVSPNSEPNDWGMLPLQTMYSSEGWDSYSWGFLAEADEIDVVIHNPAVEKDPACGPLIDFVALKALKTPKRPRGNMLKNGNFEEGPYIFPNTTWGVLIPPNIEDDHSPLLGWMIESLKAVKYIDAEHFHVPEGKRAVELVAGRESAIAQVVRTRPGKIYDLLFSIGDASNSCEGSMLVEAFAGKITMQFPYESKGKGGFKRARLRFTAISPRTRVRFLSTYYHMKSDNSGSLCGPVVDDVRLVGVRNPHLP encoded by the exons GAATATTGCCAAACGGGAACTTCGAGCTAGGTCCAAAACCCTCCCAAATGAAAGGCACAAAAGTAGTAGACCGTCACGCAATACCTAATTGGGAAATATCAGGTTACGTTGAGTACATCAAATCAGGCCAAACACAAGGCGATATGCTCCTTCCAGTGCCACAAGGAGATTACGCAGTTAGGCTCGGCGAAGACGCATCTATTAAGACCAAAGTAAAAGTGACAAAAGGAGTTTTCTATTCAATTTCGTTTGTGTTTGCTAGGACTTGCGCGCAAGAGGAGAAATTAAATGTGTCCGTTTCGCCTAATTCTGAGCCGAATGATTGGGGAATGCTGCCGTTGCAGACAATGTATAGTTCTGAAGGATGGGATTCGTATTCCTGGGGATTTTTGGCAGAGGCAGATGAGATAGATGTTGTGATCCATAATCCAGCTGTGGAGAAGGATCCGGCTTGTGGCCCGCTTATTGATTTCGTTGCTCTCAAGGCTTTGAAAACACCCAAAAGACCAAGAG GCAACATGTTGAAGAATGGCAACTTTGAGGAAGGCCCATACATTTTCCCTAACACAACATGGGGCGTTCTAATTCCTCCCAACATCGAAGACGATCATTCTCCGTTACTCGGATGGATGATCGAATCTCTCAAAGCAGTAAAATACATCGACGCTGAACACTTCCACGTGCCCGAGGGCAAACGAGCCGTCGAGCTCGTGGCCGGAAGAGAGAGTGCCATAGCACAAGTAGTGAGGACAAGACCAggaaaaatatatgatttactTTTCTCAATTGGAGATGCTAGTAATTCTTGTGAAGGATCAATGCTTGTTGAGGCATTTGCTGGAAAAATTACTATGCAATTCCCTTATGAATCTAAAGGCAAAGGTGGATTCAAAAGGGCTAGGCTTAGGTTCACGGCAATTTCTCCACGCACAAGAGTGAGGTTCTTGAGCACGTATTATCATATGAAGAGTGATAATTCGGGCTCGTTGTGTGGTCCTGTGGTCGATGATGTGAGATTGGTAGGAGTTCGCAATCCCCACCTTCCATAG
- the LOC129899299 gene encoding uncharacterized protein LOC129899299, with protein sequence MIMGSGGKGMLEKVKRFLKIIYFMVVMLASLLVLSAPLIVAIGDVLVPSVLISSFTCVKCYSFKEHLNRYAFKSSLTDIPLVSVMRSLIITCVYSLCDGPALSHGPYLGTVTFCSIISVILLSIKACVFSVNSYQEVEASSSVSRQRLHLKKSWGMPVLFLSSVVFALGHTVIAYRTSCRARRKLLFHRVDPEAVLPCKVVFSAYNKVPRSPIPTGKARTESDMRRKLAGSVHEEGEIPAILLADVDSSFISCLGLSLHYKLSLPGSPYRSLSSTPSSANPLHVWSKSDYRIRRSHSSQFHAHTLSMPLLDVSPTSPVLSEEIPSFCLDETGDEDDVGKVGCSFPIRDAEGNNQFGIVLVHGFGGGVFSWRNVMDELAQQVGCAVTAFDRPGWGLTSRPRQSDWEENQLPNPYKIDSQVDLLLSFCSDMGFTSVVLVGHDDGGLLALKAAQRVQSSTNSINVHIKGIVLLDVSLSRELVPAFARILLRTSLGKKHLVRPLLRTEITQVVNRRAWYDATKLTTDVLNLYKAPLCVEGWDEALHEIGKHSSETVLSPENAVQLLKTVENLPVLVIGGAEDALVSIKSVQVMASKLVNSRLVAISGCGHLPHEECPKALLAAMSPFINRILVEPQPQHQ encoded by the exons ATGATAATGGGTTCCGGGGGAAAAGGAATGTTGGAGAAGGTGAAGCGGTTTTTGAAGATTATATATTTCATGGTGGTGATGTTGGCATCCTTGTTGGTACTATCGGCGCCACTGATTGTGGCAATTGGGGATGTTTTGGTACCAAGTGTGTTGATTTCGAGCTTTACATGCGTTAAATGTTACAGTTTCAAAGAACATTTGAATAGATATGCCTTCAAAAGCTCCTTGACGGACATTCCTCTCGTTTCTGTCATGAGATCTCTTATCATCACCT GTGTTTATTCATTGTGTGATGGCCCTGCTCTTTCACATGGACCATACCTTGGAACGGTTACATTCTGTTCCATCATTTCCGTTATTCTACTTTCTATCAAAGCTTGTGTTTTCTCTGTTAATTCATATCAGGAGGTTGAAGCTTCATCTTCTGTCTCAAGGCAAAGGCTTCATCTGAAAAAGTCATGGGGGATGCCTGTGTTGTTTCTTTCTTCGGTGGTCTTTGCTCTTGGACATACTGTAATTGCTTACAGAACAAGCTGTCGAGCAAGGAGGAAACTTTTGTTTCACCGAGTTGACCCAGAAGCT GTCCTTCCTTGCAAAGTTGTTTTCTCTGCATATAATAAGGTACCACGATCTCCAATTCCGACAGGTAAAGCAAGAACTGAGAGTGATATGAGGAGAAAACTTGCAGGATCGGTTCATGAGGAGGGGGAAATCCCTGCTATATTGCTTGCTGATGTTGACAGTTCATTCATTTCTTGCCTTGGGCTCTCTCTTCATTACAAACTTAGCTTGCCTGGCTCACCTTACCGTTCTTTGTCTTCCACACCTTCTTCTGCTAACCCGCTGCATGTTTGGTCAAAAAGTGATTATCGTATCCGGAGGAGCCACAGTAGTCAATTTCATGCCCACACTCTCTCTATGCCTCTTTTAGATGTGTCTCCAACTTCCCCAGTTCTGTCTGAAGAAATCCCTAGTTTCTGCCTAGATGAAACTGGTGATGAAGATGATGTTGGTAAGGTGGGATGTTCATTTCCAATACGAGATGCTGAAGGGAATAATCAGTTTGGAATTGTTCTAGTGCATGGTTTTGGAGGCGGGGTTTTTTCTTGGAGAAATGTGATGGATGAGCTAGCCCAACAGGTAGGTTGTGCAGTCACAGCCTTTGACAGGCCAGGATGGGGATTGACATCTAGGCCACGTCAGAGCGATTGGGAGGAGAATCAATTGCCTAATCCCTACAAGATTGATAGTCAG GTTGACCTGCTTCTCTCATTTTGTTCAGATATGGGTTTTACTTCAGTTGTACTTGTTGGTCATGATGATGGTGGATTGCTTGCACTGAAGGCTGCACAAAGAGTTCAGTCATCCACAAATTCGATTAAT GTCCATATTAAGGGGATTGTATTATTGGATGTGAGCCTGTCGAGAGAACTGGTTCCAGCCTTTGCAAGGATATTATTGCGTACTTCTCTCGGAAAAAAGCACTTGGTGCGTCCACTGTTGCGAACCGAAATTACTCAAGTTGTTAATAGACGTGCATGGTATGATGCCACCAAGTTGACAACTGATGTTTTGAACCTATACAAG GCCCCATTATGTGTAGAAGGATGGGATGAAGCACTCCATGAGATAGGAAAACATTCATCTGAGACAGTCCTCTCACCAGAAAATGCTGTACAACTGCTTAAAACAGTTGAAAATTTACCAGTTCTGGTGATCGGAGGAGCTGAAGATGCACTTGTATCTATAAAATCTGTTCAAGTGATGGCATCAAAACTTGTAAATTCT AGACTGGTTGCCATATCCGGCTGTGGACATCTTCCACATGAGGAATGTCCGAAAGCATTGCTAGCAGCCATGTCACCATTCATCAATAGAATTTTAGTGGAACCACAACCGCAACATCAATAG